Proteins encoded together in one Campylobacter concisus window:
- the secF gene encoding protein translocase subunit SecF, translated as MQIFTKAKVYDFMRFRFVSLAFSIFLFVGSIFLLATKGLNYGIDFSGGTLIQLKYDTKAPLDKIRDAFGTNEVLKNASVTEFGSEDEAVIRFSGSSSNLTGDIGTEIKQILKDTGNFEVRRVDIVGPKVGDELRQKGLMALGISLIGVLLYITFRFEWRFALAAIATEIHDIVITVGAISLFDIDVNLDTLAAVLTVLGYSLNDTIIIFDRIREGIKESKRTDIEGVINESVSATLSRTILTSATTMMTVVVLFLFGGDMIHGFSFILIVGIVIGTISSIYISSPFLIWFKFSIEHFRAREAEKQRIKKERDKERAMFEKGVV; from the coding sequence ATGCAAATTTTTACTAAGGCAAAAGTTTATGATTTTATGCGGTTTAGATTTGTGTCACTCGCATTTTCTATATTTTTATTTGTTGGTTCGATCTTTTTACTTGCAACAAAGGGTCTAAACTACGGCATCGATTTTTCTGGTGGTACGCTTATCCAGCTAAAATACGACACCAAGGCGCCGCTTGATAAAATTCGCGACGCTTTTGGCACAAATGAAGTGCTTAAAAACGCCTCTGTTACTGAGTTTGGAAGCGAAGATGAGGCTGTTATTAGATTTTCAGGATCAAGTTCAAATTTAACTGGTGACATCGGCACTGAGATAAAGCAAATTTTAAAAGATACTGGAAATTTTGAAGTAAGACGTGTTGATATCGTTGGTCCAAAGGTTGGTGACGAGCTTAGGCAAAAGGGCTTGATGGCTCTTGGAATTTCACTAATTGGTGTGCTTCTTTATATCACATTTAGATTTGAATGGCGTTTTGCGCTAGCTGCGATCGCAACTGAAATTCACGATATCGTTATAACTGTTGGCGCTATTTCGCTATTTGATATCGATGTAAATTTGGACACACTAGCGGCTGTATTAACGGTGCTTGGCTACTCGCTAAACGATACGATCATCATTTTTGATAGGATCAGAGAAGGCATCAAAGAGAGCAAGAGAACCGATATCGAGGGCGTTATCAACGAGTCAGTCTCAGCCACACTTTCAAGAACTATCCTAACTTCAGCCACTACGATGATGACTGTTGTTGTGCTATTTTTGTTTGGCGGAGATATGATACATGGATTTTCATTTATTCTTATCGTTGGTATAGTTATAGGAACGATCAGCTCGATCTACATCTCATCACCATTTCTTATCTGGTTTAAATTTAGCATCGAGCATTTTAGAGCTAGAGAGGCTGAGAAGCAAAGGATCAAAAAAGAGCGTGATAAAGAACGTGCTATGTTTGAAAAAGGCGTTGTGTAA
- the secD gene encoding protein translocase subunit SecD — MRNARVTYRLIILILALVFGFGFSVPSFFQTQSGAKISLGLDLQGGLHMLLGVETNEAIHSKIKSIAGSINYYAKKEDVLIDKFKIKEDSVDFALLDSDEAPKVDKALAEIKGLNIKKDGLNYHITLTEQERLDTIEYAISQAVETIRNRLDQFGLAEPTVARQGKDNILVELPGIKTEEDEQRARDLIAKAAHLQLMAVDDKRQDQANTMSEAEAESYGDVIFKDAKNDRVKYVVKNIPVLDGSMLTDAKVAFSQQNNLPIINFTLNSEGARIFGDFTGANVGKRLAIVLDGKVYSAPVINERIGGGSGQISGGFTLDEAHDVAIALRSGALLAPVKMLEKRSVGPSLGQESINQSMVALAAGSILVVLFMLVYYGISGIFANIALVADVVILVAVMALFGATLTLPGMAGIVLTIGMAVDANVIINERIRELLREGVAIRTAVQKGYEHAMSAIIDSNLTTIITVAVLYAYGTGPVKGFAVTMAIGIMASMLTAILGTHGMFDAVMDKIEKSGNTRLWFGYKRS, encoded by the coding sequence ATGCGTAACGCAAGAGTTACATATAGGCTGATTATATTAATATTGGCCTTGGTTTTTGGTTTTGGCTTTTCGGTGCCATCTTTCTTTCAGACCCAAAGCGGAGCTAAAATTTCGCTAGGACTTGACCTTCAAGGTGGTCTTCATATGCTTCTTGGTGTTGAAACTAACGAAGCCATCCACTCTAAGATCAAGTCAATCGCTGGAAGCATAAATTATTATGCCAAAAAAGAAGATGTGCTCATTGATAAATTTAAGATAAAAGAAGATAGTGTTGATTTTGCGCTACTTGATAGTGACGAGGCTCCAAAGGTTGATAAAGCGCTTGCTGAGATAAAAGGGCTTAATATCAAAAAAGATGGTCTAAACTATCACATCACTCTTACAGAGCAAGAGAGGCTTGATACGATCGAGTATGCGATCTCGCAAGCTGTTGAGACCATTAGAAACAGGCTTGATCAGTTTGGTCTAGCTGAGCCAACAGTCGCTAGACAAGGCAAAGATAATATCCTAGTCGAGCTTCCTGGCATAAAAACCGAAGAGGACGAGCAAAGAGCGAGAGATCTTATCGCAAAGGCTGCTCACTTGCAGCTTATGGCAGTTGATGACAAAAGACAAGATCAGGCTAATACCATGAGCGAGGCCGAGGCTGAAAGCTATGGTGACGTGATCTTTAAAGATGCTAAAAATGACCGCGTAAAATATGTCGTTAAAAATATCCCAGTGCTTGATGGCTCGATGCTAACTGACGCAAAGGTTGCATTTTCTCAGCAAAATAACCTACCGATCATAAATTTCACACTAAATTCAGAAGGTGCTAGAATTTTTGGTGATTTTACTGGTGCAAATGTCGGTAAAAGGCTTGCTATCGTGCTTGATGGTAAGGTATATTCAGCTCCAGTTATAAATGAAAGAATAGGTGGCGGCAGCGGCCAGATCAGTGGTGGCTTTACACTTGATGAGGCTCACGACGTAGCGATCGCGCTTAGAAGTGGCGCACTTTTAGCACCTGTTAAGATGCTAGAAAAAAGAAGTGTCGGTCCATCTTTAGGACAAGAGAGTATAAACCAAAGCATGGTAGCTCTTGCTGCTGGATCTATTTTAGTAGTGCTATTTATGCTAGTTTATTATGGAATTTCTGGAATTTTTGCAAATATTGCGCTAGTTGCAGACGTCGTTATTTTAGTCGCTGTTATGGCGCTTTTTGGAGCGACGCTTACTCTGCCAGGTATGGCTGGTATCGTGCTAACGATTGGTATGGCAGTTGATGCAAACGTCATCATAAATGAGCGTATCCGTGAGCTTTTACGTGAAGGCGTGGCGATAAGGACAGCTGTCCAAAAGGGATATGAGCACGCTATGAGTGCGATTATTGATTCAAACTTAACTACCATCATCACAGTTGCAGTGCTCTATGCTTATGGCACTGGTCCAGTTAAAGGCTTTGCTGTGACAATGGCGATAGGTATCATGGCTTCGATGCTAACGGCCATTTTAGGCACACATGGCATGTTTGATGCAGTCATGGACAAGATAGAAAAAAGCGGAAATACCAGACTTTGGTTTGGTTATAAAAGGAGCTAG
- the yajC gene encoding preprotein translocase subunit YajC, with amino-acid sequence MQNADFLTSLLPLVVLFAIFYFLVIRPQQKQQKAHAAMLAALDKGDKIVTNGGLICEVIKAENDFIKVKLNDDVIVRIAREFVAKKIEDK; translated from the coding sequence ATGCAAAACGCTGATTTTTTAACATCATTACTACCTCTTGTTGTGCTTTTCGCCATATTTTACTTTTTGGTTATCAGACCTCAACAAAAACAACAAAAAGCCCACGCAGCAATGCTTGCAGCTCTTGACAAAGGCGATAAGATAGTAACTAATGGCGGACTTATATGCGAAGTGATTAAAGCCGAAAATGATTTTATCAAAGTTAAACTTAACGATGATGTAATCGTTCGTATAGCACGCGAGTTTGTAGCTAAAAAGATCGAAGATAAATAA
- a CDS encoding apolipoprotein N-acyltransferase, whose product MLKNQRFAWISLFVRFLNGHFSTKIIIKAFVGAFLLSNFIFLAMAENQILNFISPFLTLAGIYIVINLSRAGFFAAGFFTGILWFYWIGFSFIYYELVWLIPFVILFVALVYGLLFWIASFPSFVALRAVLLFLISYVHPFGFNWFNLEATLVLGAFEPSTRGLIFIFLAAISLSLKGKILKFILAFICLIAALQFKSNEAKTLPFDVELVNTNVAQRVRWDKSLRMKFTNENLDMISNAIAEQKRLIVLPESAFPLFMTNEPLLVDELKELSKQITIVAGALAYENKQIYNSAFLFQYGALRRMDKKFLVPFGEEIPLPKFMQDAVNKLFFGGASDFKKAENFSDYEIDGVKIRNAICYEATREELYKGEFDVVVAITNNGWFVPSSEPVFQRLLIKHLATKYNKAVYHSVNGSKSEIIKPKKAFWDEF is encoded by the coding sequence ATGTTAAAAAATCAGCGTTTTGCATGGATTTCCTTATTTGTAAGATTTTTAAATGGACATTTTAGCACTAAAATTATAATAAAAGCCTTTGTCGGTGCTTTTTTGCTTTCTAATTTCATTTTTTTAGCCATGGCTGAAAATCAAATTTTAAATTTCATCTCACCTTTTCTCACGCTAGCTGGAATTTACATAGTCATAAATTTAAGCAGGGCTGGATTTTTCGCAGCTGGATTTTTCACTGGAATTTTGTGGTTTTACTGGATCGGCTTTAGCTTTATCTACTATGAGCTTGTCTGGCTTATCCCATTTGTCATCCTCTTTGTAGCCCTTGTTTATGGACTTTTGTTTTGGATAGCCTCTTTTCCAAGCTTTGTGGCACTAAGAGCCGTTTTGCTATTTTTAATAAGCTACGTGCATCCATTTGGCTTTAATTGGTTTAACCTTGAAGCAACGCTTGTTTTAGGCGCTTTTGAACCAAGCACGAGAGGGCTTATATTTATATTTTTAGCAGCTATTTCTTTGAGTTTAAAAGGTAAAATTTTAAAATTTATCCTAGCTTTTATCTGCCTGATCGCAGCTTTGCAGTTTAAAAGTAACGAGGCAAAGACTCTGCCATTTGACGTGGAGCTAGTAAATACCAATGTCGCTCAAAGAGTGCGCTGGGATAAAAGCTTGCGCATGAAATTTACAAATGAAAATTTAGACATGATAAGTAACGCCATAGCCGAGCAAAAACGTCTCATCGTGCTTCCAGAGAGTGCGTTTCCACTATTTATGACAAATGAGCCACTGCTTGTTGATGAGCTAAAAGAGCTTTCAAAACAGATAACTATCGTAGCTGGCGCGCTTGCTTATGAAAATAAGCAAATTTATAACTCTGCATTTTTGTTTCAATATGGCGCCCTTAGACGAATGGATAAGAAATTTTTAGTGCCATTTGGAGAAGAAATTCCTCTGCCAAAATTTATGCAAGATGCGGTAAATAAGCTATTTTTTGGCGGAGCTAGCGACTTTAAGAAGGCGGAAAATTTTAGTGACTATGAGATAGACGGGGTTAAAATAAGAAATGCTATCTGCTATGAGGCAACAAGAGAGGAGCTTTATAAGGGCGAATTTGACGTGGTCGTGGCTATCACAAACAACGGCTGGTTTGTGCCAAGTAGCGAACCTGTGTTTCAAAGACTACTTATAAAACACCTTGCTACAAAGTATAATAAAGCGGTCTATCACAGCGTAAATGGCTCAAAAAGTGAGATAATAAAGCCTAAAAAAGCGTTTTGGGATGAGTTTTAA
- the metK gene encoding methionine adenosyltransferase yields the protein MYLFTSEVVSPGHPDKCADIIADSIVDTILTQDPNGRVASEVFVAGKNIVIGGEINSKVKLSYKDYEKIVKDALAHIGYDGKSNFTKEQCLHPDDIEVKVCLNQQSPDINQGVDQSDGEIGAGDQGIMFGFASCEAKEFMPAAITYARMLCEKVYKFAKANPDKLGVDIKTQVTIDYGSKDNFENCKPQSIHTIVVSAPCVESMKIEELRALIQNLIDETGLPKELYNKEKTIIYINPTGRYVNHSSLHDSGLTGRKLIVDSFGGYSPIGGGAQSSKDYTKVDRSGLYAARWIAKNIVAAGLAKKCIVQISYAIGVAKPTSVSVDTMGTHANGVNDDMLSNFVSEHFSLTPRWITNKFGLDKPSKETFLYAKVAAKGQVGNAKYPWEKLDAVDTFKALLKK from the coding sequence ATGTATCTATTTACTTCTGAAGTTGTAAGTCCAGGTCATCCAGATAAATGCGCTGATATCATCGCTGATAGCATTGTTGATACTATCTTAACACAAGATCCAAATGGACGCGTCGCAAGCGAAGTTTTTGTAGCTGGAAAAAATATAGTAATAGGCGGAGAGATAAACTCAAAGGTAAAACTCTCTTATAAAGACTACGAAAAGATCGTAAAAGACGCTCTTGCGCATATTGGATATGACGGAAAGAGTAACTTTACAAAAGAGCAGTGCTTGCATCCAGATGATATCGAGGTTAAAGTTTGTTTAAATCAACAAAGTCCAGATATAAATCAAGGCGTTGATCAAAGTGATGGCGAGATCGGAGCAGGTGATCAAGGCATCATGTTTGGCTTTGCAAGCTGCGAAGCGAAAGAATTTATGCCAGCAGCTATAACTTACGCAAGAATGCTTTGTGAAAAAGTATATAAATTTGCCAAAGCAAACCCTGATAAACTTGGTGTTGATATAAAAACTCAAGTTACGATTGATTACGGTAGTAAAGACAACTTTGAAAACTGCAAACCTCAAAGTATCCATACCATCGTCGTTTCAGCCCCTTGCGTGGAGAGCATGAAGATAGAAGAGCTTCGCGCACTAATACAAAATTTAATAGATGAAACTGGCCTTCCAAAAGAGCTATATAATAAAGAAAAAACGATCATCTATATAAATCCAACAGGTAGATATGTAAATCACAGCTCACTGCACGATAGTGGTTTAACAGGCAGAAAACTAATCGTTGATAGCTTTGGTGGATATAGCCCAATAGGCGGTGGCGCTCAGTCAAGCAAGGACTACACAAAGGTTGATCGCAGCGGACTTTACGCAGCGCGCTGGATAGCTAAAAATATCGTTGCAGCTGGCCTTGCTAAAAAATGTATCGTTCAGATAAGCTATGCAATTGGCGTTGCAAAGCCAACTTCAGTTAGTGTTGATACTATGGGAACTCACGCAAACGGCGTAAATGACGATATGCTTTCAAATTTTGTAAGCGAGCATTTTTCTCTAACACCTCGCTGGATAACTAATAAATTTGGTCTTGATAAGCCAAGCAAAGAGACATTTTTATATGCAAAAGTAGCTGCAAAAGGTCAAGTGGGAAATGCAAAATACCCTTGGGAAAAGCTTGATGCGGTTGATACTTTCAAGGCTTTACTAAAAAAATAA
- the sstT gene encoding serine/threonine transporter SstT, producing MNMFKNIARRYADGNLIVQILVGIILGALVGFYTHYQATPYNQISAKIQTIQKESGLSVDEVIKTRLSQDEAKQLDEAKEKASSADSIAASVSVLGDLFKGALKAIAPILVFVLVATSIILKDFGHTKGMQKIITLYLVGTFLAAVVAVIASFLFPIEIPLKGLQSADMSAPQGITNVLKDLIYKMVENPITALANGNYIGIITWAIGGGIAMRYATPETKKVFKDISDGVTHIVKFIIRLAPFGIFGMVAISIHDTGFEALAGYLKLILVLVGAMLVVAFIVYPAMVFALTKKNPYPLVMICLKESAISAFFTRSSAANIPVNMALCKKLGLKEELYSISIPLGATINMGGAAVTISILALTAVNSIPSITVTFGDALLLCFISALGACGASGVAGGSLLLVPLACGLFGIGNDIAMQFVTVGFTIGVIQDSVETALNSSSDVLFTAVASETSE from the coding sequence ATGAATATGTTTAAAAACATTGCAAGAAGATACGCCGATGGAAATTTGATCGTTCAAATTTTAGTTGGTATCATCCTAGGTGCCCTAGTTGGCTTTTACACACATTATCAAGCAACCCCTTACAACCAAATCTCAGCTAAAATTCAAACCATCCAAAAAGAGAGTGGCTTAAGCGTAGATGAAGTCATAAAAACTCGCCTTAGCCAAGATGAAGCAAAACAGCTTGATGAGGCCAAAGAAAAGGCTAGTTCGGCTGATTCTATCGCTGCTTCAGTCTCAGTTTTAGGAGATTTGTTTAAAGGCGCTTTAAAAGCGATCGCACCTATTCTTGTTTTTGTCCTAGTTGCAACCTCTATCATTTTAAAAGATTTTGGTCATACAAAAGGCATGCAAAAGATCATCACACTCTATCTTGTGGGCACATTTTTAGCAGCTGTTGTGGCGGTTATTGCAAGCTTTTTATTTCCTATCGAGATACCGCTAAAAGGTCTGCAAAGCGCTGATATGTCAGCACCTCAAGGCATCACAAATGTGCTAAAAGACCTTATCTATAAAATGGTCGAAAATCCGATAACCGCTCTAGCAAACGGAAACTATATAGGCATCATCACTTGGGCGATAGGTGGTGGTATCGCTATGAGATATGCTACACCTGAGACCAAAAAAGTATTTAAAGATATAAGCGACGGCGTAACTCATATCGTTAAATTTATAATTAGACTAGCTCCGTTTGGTATCTTTGGTATGGTTGCTATCAGCATTCATGATACTGGATTTGAGGCACTTGCAGGATATCTAAAACTGATCTTAGTTCTTGTTGGAGCGATGCTTGTTGTGGCATTTATCGTCTATCCAGCGATGGTTTTTGCACTAACTAAGAAAAATCCTTATCCACTTGTTATGATCTGCCTAAAAGAGAGCGCGATCTCAGCGTTTTTTACAAGAAGTTCAGCTGCAAACATCCCAGTAAATATGGCGCTTTGCAAAAAGCTTGGACTAAAAGAGGAGCTCTACTCGATCTCTATCCCACTAGGAGCCACCATAAACATGGGCGGTGCGGCAGTTACTATTAGTATCTTAGCGCTTACTGCGGTAAATTCTATCCCATCTATCACAGTTACATTTGGCGATGCACTACTTCTATGCTTCATCTCAGCCCTTGGCGCATGCGGCGCATCTGGCGTGGCTGGCGGCTCACTGCTTCTAGTGCCATTAGCGTGCGGACTTTTTGGTATCGGCAATGACATCGCTATGCAATTTGTAACAGTTGGCTTTACGATAGGCGTCATCCAAGATTCAGTTGAAACTGCGTTAAATAGCTCATCAGACGTGCTTTTTACAGCCGTAGCCTCAGAGACTTCAGAATAA
- a CDS encoding M3 family oligoendopeptidase translates to MQIWDLKALFANEKECEQNALNLQKECEKFKDKYLEIYENLKTDEFLKAFGEYESLIAKISKVMTYAFLNFAKDTSKGAFYAKIDEIATKANENLIFFEIKFNEFSPKKQEEIIKSSKKYGYYLSNLAKAKPHQLSVAEERVLLRTASTGAEGFSRLFDESMSKMRFKFKGELLNEEEILAKLHESDQSVRKLAAKSLSNELSKHQHLLGYIYNMIKTDLKTSCELRNFKLPEEPRHLENQISKKSVDSLIAVTEKNFDLVSKFYERKREILGLKKLYDYDRYAPLSSEGEYKFDECKKIVLKAFGTFSPKFGDIAKSAFSDGWIDVYPAPNKRGGAFSHSGSSDTHPYVLLNHTNQRRDLFTLAHELGHAVHQKLSYSVSYLNSDTPLTTAETASVFCEMLVFDHVKENLSKKEKISLLAGKIEDIFATLYRQINFTTFERAVHAHEGEISLDELNKIWLRESKKMFGKSVTLNDYYKIWWSYIPHFIHTPFYCYAYSYAQLLVLALFGLYKSGKCKNFVEIYTEFLSLGGSLSPRELVGKFGFDIDDKNFWQIGINEVKKLVDEFLEISKD, encoded by the coding sequence ATGCAAATTTGGGATCTAAAAGCACTTTTTGCAAACGAAAAAGAGTGCGAGCAAAACGCACTAAATTTACAAAAAGAGTGCGAGAAATTTAAAGATAAATACCTTGAAATTTATGAAAATTTAAAAACAGACGAGTTTTTAAAAGCATTTGGCGAATATGAAAGCTTGATAGCTAAAATTTCAAAAGTAATGACTTATGCTTTTTTAAATTTTGCCAAAGATACAAGCAAGGGCGCATTTTACGCAAAGATCGATGAGATAGCGACAAAAGCAAATGAAAATTTGATATTTTTTGAGATCAAATTTAATGAGTTTAGCCCTAAAAAACAAGAAGAGATCATAAAAAGCTCCAAAAAATATGGCTACTATCTAAGCAACCTAGCCAAAGCAAAACCACATCAACTAAGCGTTGCAGAAGAAAGAGTCTTGCTTCGCACTGCAAGCACCGGAGCTGAGGGCTTTTCAAGGCTTTTTGATGAGAGCATGAGCAAGATGAGGTTTAAATTTAAAGGCGAGCTTTTAAACGAAGAAGAGATTTTAGCAAAGCTTCATGAGAGCGATCAAAGCGTACGAAAACTAGCCGCAAAAAGCCTCTCAAACGAGCTTAGCAAGCACCAGCACCTTCTTGGCTACATATATAACATGATAAAAACCGATCTAAAAACGAGCTGCGAGCTACGAAATTTCAAGCTACCTGAAGAGCCAAGACACCTTGAAAATCAAATCAGCAAAAAAAGCGTTGATTCGCTAATTGCTGTAACTGAGAAAAATTTTGATCTAGTCTCTAAATTTTACGAGCGAAAAAGAGAGATTTTAGGCCTTAAAAAGCTTTACGATTACGACAGATACGCGCCTCTTAGCAGCGAAGGCGAGTATAAATTTGATGAGTGCAAAAAGATAGTTTTAAAAGCGTTTGGGACATTTTCACCTAAATTTGGCGATATAGCCAAAAGCGCCTTTAGTGACGGCTGGATCGACGTTTATCCAGCACCAAACAAGCGAGGTGGGGCATTTTCTCACTCAGGATCAAGCGACACTCACCCTTATGTTTTGCTAAATCACACAAACCAGCGAAGAGATCTTTTCACGCTGGCTCACGAGCTTGGTCACGCCGTGCATCAAAAGCTCTCATATAGTGTAAGCTACCTAAACTCAGACACTCCACTAACCACGGCTGAGACGGCTTCAGTCTTTTGCGAGATGCTAGTTTTTGACCACGTAAAAGAAAACCTTAGCAAAAAAGAGAAAATTTCACTGCTTGCTGGCAAGATCGAGGATATATTTGCTACGCTTTACCGTCAGATAAATTTCACCACCTTTGAAAGGGCCGTGCACGCACACGAGGGCGAGATCAGCCTAGATGAGCTAAATAAAATTTGGCTAAGAGAGAGCAAAAAGATGTTTGGCAAAAGTGTCACACTAAATGACTACTACAAAATTTGGTGGAGCTACATCCCGCACTTCATCCACACGCCATTTTACTGCTACGCCTACTCTTACGCGCAGCTTCTTGTGCTTGCACTTTTTGGGCTTTATAAAAGCGGTAAATGCAAAAATTTTGTCGAAATTTACACCGAGTTCTTAAGCCTTGGTGGGAGCCTTAGCCCAAGGGAGCTTGTGGGTAAATTTGGCTTTGACATAGATGATAAAAATTTCTGGCAGATCGGCATAAACGAGGTTAAAAAGCTAGTAGATGAGTTTTTAGAAATTTCAAAGGATTAA
- a CDS encoding ATP-dependent helicase, with product MENLLSNLNEAQREAATHIDGAMLILAGAGSGKTKTITTRLAYLIGEVGIDAANTLTLTFTNKAANEMRSRAMAMLSQSGKNYSPLLCTFHKFGLLFLKLYIEKLGRKNNFVIIDTDDKKRIIKSFESPVATAILSSEISNYKNSLLSVEEVYKNANFSSFDKSKDNFYKQAAQIYEKYEDYLKTNNLVDFDDLLGLTYKILDENEDLAREISNRYKYIMVDEYQDTNDLQYKLLKKLCLCHENICVVGDDDQSIYGWRGAKIDNILNFKDQFSNVKIIRLEKNYRSSEAILKAANELIDHNRNRLGKKLVGTKGEGEAVNLIESFDESVEAGKIAKNIKELLSKGVQAKDIAILYRINALSRSLEDGLNKEQIAYKMVGGVKFYERAEIKDIISYLRLINNPNDDFSIRRIINRPKRGLGKVSLDKLEKMAFEGKISIFEAISNISDNDEAFSKKVKSALLEFANNLKELQESSSVFDLIDKFEAKFGVKKYYESLPDGAERAANIDEFYAVLKDQIKQNPSFDLEEFLNEITLTSEQDGISDEAISIMSVHASKGLEFEHLFVIGLEEGFFPLIGDGSDIEEERRLAYVAITRAKRTLSLSFANSRFYKGQRTRLNKSRFLSESGITHGSLVIEQSNEFKKGDLVKHKIFGIGRVSAVSKIKKEFKLTINFGGNVREIMSSFVEKAV from the coding sequence ATGGAAAATTTACTATCAAATTTAAACGAAGCCCAGCGCGAAGCAGCCACCCACATAGATGGTGCGATGCTCATACTAGCAGGTGCTGGCAGTGGCAAGACAAAGACGATCACGACTAGGCTTGCCTATCTCATCGGCGAGGTCGGCATAGACGCGGCAAACACGCTAACTCTTACTTTTACAAACAAAGCCGCCAACGAGATGCGCAGCAGAGCCATGGCGATGCTAAGCCAAAGTGGCAAAAACTACTCGCCGCTGCTTTGCACATTTCACAAATTTGGACTTTTATTTTTAAAGCTCTATATAGAAAAGCTTGGTAGAAAAAATAACTTCGTCATAATCGATACAGACGATAAAAAACGCATCATCAAAAGTTTTGAAAGTCCAGTCGCTACGGCTATTTTGTCAAGTGAAATTTCAAACTATAAAAACTCGCTTTTAAGCGTCGAAGAGGTCTATAAAAATGCAAATTTCTCTTCATTTGACAAAAGCAAGGACAACTTTTATAAGCAAGCAGCGCAAATTTATGAAAAGTACGAGGACTATTTAAAGACAAACAACCTCGTTGATTTTGACGATCTGCTAGGGCTTACATATAAAATTTTAGACGAAAACGAAGATCTTGCTAGAGAAATTTCAAACCGCTACAAATACATAATGGTCGATGAGTATCAAGACACAAATGACCTTCAGTATAAACTGCTAAAAAAACTCTGTCTATGCCACGAAAACATCTGTGTGGTTGGCGATGATGACCAAAGCATCTACGGCTGGCGCGGTGCAAAGATAGATAATATCTTAAATTTCAAAGATCAGTTTAGCAACGTAAAGATCATCAGACTTGAGAAAAACTACCGCTCGAGCGAGGCGATACTAAAGGCTGCAAACGAACTGATAGATCATAACCGCAACCGCCTTGGCAAGAAGCTTGTGGGCACAAAAGGCGAAGGCGAAGCTGTAAATTTGATAGAGAGTTTTGATGAGAGCGTCGAGGCTGGCAAGATCGCAAAAAATATAAAAGAGCTTTTAAGCAAAGGCGTGCAGGCAAAAGATATCGCTATCTTATACCGCATAAACGCACTCTCTCGCTCGCTTGAAGATGGGCTAAACAAAGAGCAGATCGCTTATAAAATGGTAGGCGGCGTTAAATTTTACGAAAGAGCCGAGATCAAAGATATCATAAGTTATCTAAGACTGATAAATAATCCAAATGATGACTTCTCAATAAGACGCATTATAAATCGTCCAAAGCGAGGACTTGGTAAAGTGAGCCTTGATAAGCTCGAAAAAATGGCCTTTGAAGGTAAAATTTCAATTTTTGAAGCGATCTCAAACATCTCTGATAACGACGAAGCCTTTAGTAAAAAGGTAAAATCAGCCCTTCTTGAGTTTGCAAACAACCTAAAAGAGCTTCAAGAAAGCAGCTCGGTTTTTGACCTCATAGATAAATTTGAAGCTAAATTTGGCGTGAAAAAATACTACGAGAGCTTGCCAGATGGTGCTGAAAGAGCGGCAAACATCGACGAGTTTTACGCTGTTTTAAAAGATCAGATCAAGCAAAATCCAAGCTTTGATCTGGAGGAGTTTTTAAACGAGATCACGCTAACAAGCGAGCAAGATGGCATTAGCGACGAGGCTATTAGCATCATGAGCGTGCATGCGAGCAAGGGGCTTGAGTTTGAGCACCTTTTTGTAATCGGCCTAGAAGAGGGATTTTTCCCGCTCATTGGCGATGGTAGCGACATCGAAGAGGAGCGTAGGCTAGCTTACGTGGCGATAACAAGGGCCAAAAGGACACTTAGCCTAAGCTTTGCAAATTCGCGCTTTTACAAAGGTCAGCGCACGAGGTTAAATAAGAGTAGATTTTTAAGCGAGAGCGGCATAACGCATGGCTCGCTAGTTATCGAACAGAGTAATGAATTTAAAAAAGGCGACCTTGTTAAACATAAAATTTTTGGTATCGGCAGGGTGAGTGCGGTTAGCAAGATCAAAAAAGAGTTTAAACTGACTATAAATTTTGGTGGCAATGTAAGAGAGATAATGTCAAGCTTCGTGGAAAAGGCCGTATGA